A window of Kribbella sp. NBC_00382 genomic DNA:
CCCAGGTCTCCAAGGGCTCTCTCGATCTCGGCCCGGCCGGCCGCGATGCCGCCCGCCGCCCGGATCATCAGCAGGCCCGCGTAGAGGCGCACCTCGCCGCGGATACCCGGAGACAGGCGCTGGTCGGTCAGTAGTCGCTGCAGCGTGTCCATCGGGTCCCGCTGATCCAGGCCCGTGTAGGCCACCGACCCCAGCTTCGACGCGAGTCGGTCCACTGCCTCGACGCACAGGTCGGGCTCGGCAAGAAGGCGCTGCAGCAGCCGGGTAGCAGTCGAGGCGTCGCCGATCTCTCCCGCCCTATCCGCTGCAGCCTCTCCGAACCGCCGCCAGTCCTGCGTACGGCCCGCTAGCCGACTGTGCTCGGCCAGCTGGAGCAATGGCTGTGGAGTGGCCTCGGCAAGGGTTTCAGCGATCCTCCTGTGCAGTGCCTGCCGGTGCGGACTGGGCAGGCTGTCGTAGACCGCCTGCCGACCTAGAGCATGGCGGAAGTCGTAGCGGCCGTCACCCGAGTCCCGCAGGACTCCTGCTGCCAGTGCAGACGTAAGCGCCGCATCCACGGCGTCCTCGGCCAAGCCGGTCACCTGCCTGAGCAACTCACCCGTTGCCGGAATCCCCAGCGCTGCCGTGGCATAGCTGACCTCCCGAGCCTCCTCCGCCAGCCCGGAGAGCCGTTCAGCCATCGCATCCCGCAGCAGGGCCGGTACTTCGACATGCTCGAGCGCCCGCCGCGCAGTACCCCCGTCGACCGGCAAGGGCAGCGTCCGTACCGCCTCCTCGATCACTGCGGGGATCCCGGCCGTCCGGTCGTACAGCAACTCGGCCAGGTCAGCCGCGATCGCCTCCACGCCCAGTACTCCGGCGGACAGCGACCGTACTCCGGCAAGGTCCAGCGGCTGCAACGTGAGCACAGCGCTCGGCAACCCCACCGGCGGCCGGTACTCCGCCCCCAGCGGCGGCCCCGAGGTGAGGTCCTCCCGTCGGTACGTGACCAGGATCGACAGGTTCTCCGGCGGATCCGTCATCAGGAATCGCAACAGCTGGCGCGACCCGTCATCCGCCCAATGCAGATCCTCCACCACTAGCAGGGCCGGACCGGCAGCGGCCAGCAGCTCGCGGATGGCCCGGAACACCTGGTGCCGCTCGGTCGCTGGGTCGGCAGCGGGCCAATGCGCGTCGGGGAACCGGTCCGCGAGCTCGGGCAGGAGGGGGCGCAGTACCGAGGTCAGCCGACTCAGCGGAGTACCGGAGTGGCGTGGATAGCTCCTTAGCGCCTCCACGACCGCGCCGTACGGGAAGGGCTCTCGCAGCGGTTGGCAGTAGCCGACCATGAGGTGCCTGTCGCGCACGTCAGGCTCCCGGAGCAACTCGCTGACCAGGCGGCTCTTGCCGATCCCTGCCTCGCCCTCGACCAGGGCAACACCGGACCGGCCCGCGGTGGCGGCCAGCAGGCGTAGCTCATCGCCGCGGCCGACCAGCACTGGCGAACTGGTCCTGGTGATCGGTGCTCCAGCCATCTGCGCTCCCGTGGATGTGGGGGCGAGCCTACGTCGGGAAAGGGATTTCTGTGAGGGTCGCGACACCAATAGTCACGTACCCCTACCTACTACTGCCCGGATTGTTCCCGCACCGGCCCGCCACGACAGTGATCGGACCGGCTGCCCCAACTCACTCCGCCCTGGGCGGCCGGGGACCGAACGGAGAGCTCATGAAACTCGTGCGGACAGGGGCCTACGGGGCCCTCGCGTGCCTGGCGCTCGCAGTAGTTGCCCCACCGGCTCAGGCGGCCGCCCCACCGCCGGCGCCGAGCCCGACCATCCGGGGCGCCGGTGCTCCCGGCACCATTCCCGGCAGCTACATAGTCGTGCTGAAGGACGGCGCCCGCGCAACGGCGTCCAACCTGGCTTCTAAGTACGGCGGCAAGGTCAAGCTGACCTACACCACCGCACTGCGCGGCTTCTCGGCCTCGTTGACCGAAGCGGAGGCGCTACGACTCGCTGCGGACCCGGAGGTCAAGTACGTCGAGCAGGACGGCAAGGCCCACGCCACTGACCGGCAGGCCAACCCGACCTGGGGACTCGACCGGATCGACCAGAAGACCCTGCCGCTCGACCAGGGGTACACCTATGCGACCAAGGCGGCCAACGTCACGGCGTACATCGTCGACACCGGCATCTACAAGCAGCACTCCGAGTTCGGCGGCCGGGCCACCGACGGCTACGACTTCATCGACAACGACGCGATCGCCAACGACTGCAACGGGCACGGCACGCATGTGTCCGGCACGGTCGGCAGTACGACGTACGGCGTGGCCAAGGGCATCTCGCTGGTCGGCGTACGGGTGCTGGACTGCCAGGGCAACGGCGAGTGGTCGCAGGTGATCGGCGGGATCGACTGGGTCGCCAAGAACGCGAAGAAGCCGGCCGTCGCGAACATGAGCCTGTCGGGCGAGACGAACTCCTCGGTCGACGACGCGGTCAAGCGCGCGGTCGCCGCGGGCGTCACCTTCTCCATTGCCGGCGGCAACAACAACGGCGGGGACGCCTGCAGCTACAGCCCGGCCCGGACGCCGGAGGCGATCACCGTCGGCGCCACCGACAACCAGGACAACCGGTCGAGCTTCTCCAACATCGGCTCCTGCTTGGACATCTTCGCCCCGGGATCGGGCATCACCTCGACCTGGAACAACGGCGGCACCAACAGCATCAGCGGTACATCGATGGCGGCGCCACACGTCGCAGGTGCCGCGGCGCTCTACCTCGCGGGCAACCCGTCCGCCACGCCGGCCGCTGTCGCCTCGGCGCTGACCAGCAACGCCAGCGCGGGCGTGGTGAAGAACGCGGGCAGCGGCTCCCCGAACAAGCTGCTCTACACCGGCTTCATCGGCGGCGGCGACCCCGAGCCGCCAACCTGTGCGGGTGGCTCCTCGACCGAGGACGCAGCCATCCCCGACGCAGGCGCCGCGGTCTCCACGTCGGCCACGATCAGCGGCTGCGACGGGAACGGTACGTCGAACACCAGCGTCAAGGTGGACATCAACCACAGCTACACCGGCGATCTCCAGGTCGACCTGGTCGGGCCGTCGGGCGCTGTCATCAACCTGCGCCGGGCCGGCGGCATCGGCTCCCCCGACGGACTGCACCAGACCTTCACCGCCAACACCTCGGGTGAGACCCGCAACGGCACCTGGAAGCTGCAGGTGAAGGACGTCTACCGCTTCGACACCGGCACCCTCGACGGCTGGTCGCTGAACTTCACGCCGTCGGCCGCCAACTACGAGGGCGACACCGTACCGGTGAAGTCGTCTACCCCTGGCGCCAACTTCGCCGGTGGACAGGACGCGACCGTCAGCGAGTTCCCGTCCATCATCGCCGGACTGCGTGAGGGCGGCACCCGTCCGCAGGGCCAGACCTGCACCGGTACGGCGATCGCGCCGCGCAAGATCCTGATCGCGGCACACTGTGCGGACGCGGTCGGCGCCAAGAGCTTCCTGTACGGGCTCAACGACCTCAACGCCGGTGGTGGCACCCGGGTCGGCGTGGTCTCGTACACGAAGCATCCGAAGTACGTGAACTTCGACCAGGGGTACGACGTCGCGGTGGTCACCACGAACGCGGACATCCCGGTGCCCGGCGGCAAGTACGCGTCGTACGCGACCTCGGCCGACAACGGTCTGGAGAAGCCGGGCGTCACGGCGCAAGGCTTCGGCTACGGCAAGAAGGACTTCGACGACACCACCCGCGACGTCACGCTGGACAAGGCGTCGCTGCCGATCGTCGACGGCTCACAGGTCTGCAACGGCGTCGGCGCCGGCTTCAAGCCCGCGACGATGATCTGCGCCGGGTACGCCGACGGCCGGGTGTCCATCCTGCCCGGGGACAGCGGCGGTCCGCTGATCGTCCAGGGCAAGGTGATCGGCGTCGCCTCCTGGAGCCGCTCGGACTTCAAGTGGTACAGCGTCTACGGCCGGCTCACCAACGACATGGGCGACTGGGTCAAGACCCAGGTCGGCGACGCGCCGCCCACCGGCGACTTCGGCGTCGCCGTCTCACCGTCGTCGGTGAAGGTTGCCCCAGGCAAGTACATCTCGACCACGGTGACCAGTACCGCGGGATCGAGCGGTGCGGAGAACCTGAGCCTCACCGCGTCGGGTCTGCCGACCGGTGCCACGGCCACCTTCCAGCCGGAGTCGATCAGCTCGGGCAATGCCGCCAAGCTGACCCTCGAAGCCGGCGCCGGCACACCCGCGGGCAACCACACCGTCGTGGTCACCGCAACCAACTCCGCCGGCAAGACGGCCACCGCCAACGTGACCCTGACGGTCGAGGGCAGCCAGCCCCCGACAGGCGACGTACAGGTCACCGCTACGCCGTCCAGTGGGTCAGTCACCCAAGGCCAGCTGGCCCAGACGGTGGTCAAGGCCTCCGGTGGTACGGGCAACCTGACTCTCACGGCCACCGGCACTCCGGCTGGTACGCAGGTCTTCTTCAACCCCACCACCATCGCCCAGAACGGTACGAGCAACGTCTGGTTCTTCACCAGCTTCCAGACGCCGCGGGGCACCTATGCCATCACTGTCACGGCCCGCTCG
This region includes:
- a CDS encoding ATP-binding protein, translating into MAGAPITRTSSPVLVGRGDELRLLAATAGRSGVALVEGEAGIGKSRLVSELLREPDVRDRHLMVGYCQPLREPFPYGAVVEALRSYPRHSGTPLSRLTSVLRPLLPELADRFPDAHWPAADPATERHQVFRAIRELLAAAGPALLVVEDLHWADDGSRQLLRFLMTDPPENLSILVTYRREDLTSGPPLGAEYRPPVGLPSAVLTLQPLDLAGVRSLSAGVLGVEAIAADLAELLYDRTAGIPAVIEEAVRTLPLPVDGGTARRALEHVEVPALLRDAMAERLSGLAEEAREVSYATAALGIPATGELLRQVTGLAEDAVDAALTSALAAGVLRDSGDGRYDFRHALGRQAVYDSLPSPHRQALHRRIAETLAEATPQPLLQLAEHSRLAGRTQDWRRFGEAAADRAGEIGDASTATRLLQRLLAEPDLCVEAVDRLASKLGSVAYTGLDQRDPMDTLQRLLTDQRLSPGIRGEVRLYAGLLMIRAAGGIAAGRAEIERALGDLGDRPDLEARAIAVLAQCWLGASALDETGLWAQRADERLDRATDPVLITSLRANLLASRLHAGDPFVLTEVAELGSDRAGGAELRHLARAHCNLADACMSIGYYAKAADFLGSGLQFATDCGAPFVVSTARATQARVDWFTGEWSGLDERASQLLDEYRDLFPLTSELSLVLASLAVARGEWAEAEAYLGATGIDEPANAIAPIALGSFGLLAWMQLSRTELQAAVSTVNRGLDLLRGKQVWSWAGELVPTAVAVLLADGRDDEVRKLLGELDDCTSGLEAPLARVALHCGRAQLAEYEGDYRRAVGLYREVELQYEALPAPYFAALVAERAAHCRLALKEPADAFAQLAETFDRLGALRDAARCRHELRNHGIAAPSRRGRRGYGAELSPREQEVARLLGRGHTNREIADALFLSPRTVEQHVAKVLRKLNASSRADLVNSD
- a CDS encoding S8 family serine peptidase → MKLVRTGAYGALACLALAVVAPPAQAAAPPPAPSPTIRGAGAPGTIPGSYIVVLKDGARATASNLASKYGGKVKLTYTTALRGFSASLTEAEALRLAADPEVKYVEQDGKAHATDRQANPTWGLDRIDQKTLPLDQGYTYATKAANVTAYIVDTGIYKQHSEFGGRATDGYDFIDNDAIANDCNGHGTHVSGTVGSTTYGVAKGISLVGVRVLDCQGNGEWSQVIGGIDWVAKNAKKPAVANMSLSGETNSSVDDAVKRAVAAGVTFSIAGGNNNGGDACSYSPARTPEAITVGATDNQDNRSSFSNIGSCLDIFAPGSGITSTWNNGGTNSISGTSMAAPHVAGAAALYLAGNPSATPAAVASALTSNASAGVVKNAGSGSPNKLLYTGFIGGGDPEPPTCAGGSSTEDAAIPDAGAAVSTSATISGCDGNGTSNTSVKVDINHSYTGDLQVDLVGPSGAVINLRRAGGIGSPDGLHQTFTANTSGETRNGTWKLQVKDVYRFDTGTLDGWSLNFTPSAANYEGDTVPVKSSTPGANFAGGQDATVSEFPSIIAGLREGGTRPQGQTCTGTAIAPRKILIAAHCADAVGAKSFLYGLNDLNAGGGTRVGVVSYTKHPKYVNFDQGYDVAVVTTNADIPVPGGKYASYATSADNGLEKPGVTAQGFGYGKKDFDDTTRDVTLDKASLPIVDGSQVCNGVGAGFKPATMICAGYADGRVSILPGDSGGPLIVQGKVIGVASWSRSDFKWYSVYGRLTNDMGDWVKTQVGDAPPTGDFGVAVSPSSVKVAPGKYISTTVTSTAGSSGAENLSLTASGLPTGATATFQPESISSGNAAKLTLEAGAGTPAGNHTVVVTATNSAGKTATANVTLTVEGSQPPTGDVQVTATPSSGSVTQGQLAQTVVKASGGTGNLTLTATGTPAGTQVFFNPTTIAQNGTSNVWFFTSFQTPRGTYAITVTARSADGKTGSTKYNLTVR